A genomic stretch from Anomalospiza imberbis isolate Cuckoo-Finch-1a 21T00152 chromosome 9, ASM3175350v1, whole genome shotgun sequence includes:
- the C9H1orf146 gene encoding protein SPO16 homolog, giving the protein MTESCGQEQTRWITTVIMSTALQDHEISTVLQRQQHRVRYSESVETGSVIFPLSGIAFMLSDTQDLLRTGEEEFSKRIQKFINIHRNSFLVLSAALHGPEEWSVMFRIQRRFLGSNLRVIPVHNPAETVKLMLTMAKVTSKPQADDIRCKIDMTKAQIIEKSPVWKMLREYQSHCN; this is encoded by the exons atgacagaaagtTGTGGGCAGGAGCAGACAAGGTGGATAACGACGGTCATTatgagcacagctctgcag gATCATGAAATTTCTACAGTTCTGCAGAGGCAGCAACATCGAGTTCGATATTCAGAATCAGTGGAAACTGGATCTgtgatttttcctctttctg GCATTGCATTTATGCTGTCAGATACTCAAGACTTGCTTAGGACAGGGGAAGAAGAGTTTTCCAAAAGAATTCAGAAGTTCATAAACATCCATCGGAAcagctttttggttttgtcagCTGCTCTTCATGGACCAGAAGAATGGAGTGTCATGTTCAGGATTCAGAGAAG ATTCCTGGGCAGCAATTTACGTGTAATACCAGTTCATAATCCTGCTGAAACTGTTAAATTAATGCTAACTATGGCTAAG gTAACTTCCAAGCCACAAGCAGATGATATTCGTTGCAAAATAGACATGACAAAAGCCCAAATAATAGAAAAAAGTCCAGTTTGGAAGATGCTTCGGGAGTACCAATCGCACTGTAATTAA